One Cyanobium sp. Tous-M-B4 DNA segment encodes these proteins:
- a CDS encoding NAD(P)H-quinone oxidoreductase subunit 4, whose protein sequence is MDINMPLLAASSLGATAAESAFPWLSLIVLLPAAVALVMPLLPGDGSDPKWPRTLALATLAIDLGLMVFCFSRHFDGSSSDLQLVERVSWVPAMGLEWSLAADGLSTPLVLLSGLVTLLSVAASWNIKSKTRLYFALMLVQASAQGLVFLSQDFLLFFLAWELELVPVYLLIAIWGGKQRQYAATKFILYTATASLLILLSGLALAFSGDSFSFNLSELASRSPGGTFGLLCYLGFLVGFGVKLPMFPLHTWLPDAHGEANAPVSMLLAGVLLKMGGYALLRFNVQMLPEVHLRLAPALIVLGIVNIVYGALNAFAQDNVKRRIACSSVSHMGFVLLGIGAVDALGISGAMLQMISHGLIAAAMFFVTGVFYERTETLSIPNMGGLAKALPITFAFFLASSLASLALPGMSGFVSEITVFLGITANDGFTIGFRVIAIVLAAIGLVLTPVYLLSLCRRVFFGPRIPALAVVGDMRPRELFIGLTLLIPTLAIGFWPRLAIDVYEASTNALAQQLSATALVAMGRVTALG, encoded by the coding sequence ATGGACATCAACATGCCCCTGCTAGCCGCGTCCAGCCTGGGCGCTACAGCAGCGGAATCAGCCTTTCCCTGGCTGAGCCTGATCGTGCTGCTGCCGGCAGCAGTCGCCCTTGTAATGCCGCTGCTGCCAGGAGATGGCAGCGACCCCAAGTGGCCCCGCACCCTGGCCCTCGCCACCCTGGCAATTGACCTTGGTCTAATGGTGTTCTGCTTTAGCAGGCACTTCGATGGCTCCAGCAGTGATTTGCAACTGGTCGAAAGGGTCAGTTGGGTGCCGGCCATGGGCCTGGAGTGGTCCCTGGCGGCTGATGGCCTCTCAACACCATTGGTACTGCTCTCAGGCCTGGTAACCCTGCTTTCGGTGGCGGCCAGCTGGAACATAAAGAGCAAAACCCGCCTTTATTTCGCCCTGATGCTGGTTCAGGCCTCAGCCCAGGGCCTTGTTTTTCTCTCCCAAGACTTTCTACTTTTCTTCCTTGCCTGGGAGCTTGAGCTAGTTCCTGTATATCTATTAATCGCGATCTGGGGTGGCAAGCAACGACAATACGCGGCCACCAAGTTTATTTTATATACCGCCACAGCCTCCCTGCTCATCTTGTTGAGCGGCCTTGCTCTTGCTTTCTCAGGCGACAGCTTCAGCTTCAACCTCTCAGAGCTAGCCAGCCGTTCCCCCGGTGGCACCTTTGGCCTGCTCTGCTATCTGGGCTTCCTGGTGGGTTTCGGGGTGAAATTGCCAATGTTCCCCCTCCACACCTGGTTACCCGACGCCCACGGTGAAGCAAATGCGCCCGTATCGATGCTGCTGGCAGGAGTGCTGCTGAAAATGGGTGGCTACGCCCTTCTGCGCTTCAACGTGCAGATGCTTCCGGAGGTGCATCTGAGGCTGGCACCAGCCCTAATTGTGCTCGGCATCGTCAACATCGTCTACGGCGCCCTGAATGCTTTTGCCCAGGACAACGTCAAACGGCGCATTGCCTGCAGCTCCGTGAGCCACATGGGTTTTGTGCTGCTCGGTATTGGTGCAGTAGATGCCCTTGGCATCAGCGGCGCCATGCTGCAGATGATCAGTCATGGCCTGATCGCAGCTGCCATGTTCTTTGTTACCGGGGTGTTTTACGAACGCACCGAAACCCTTTCAATCCCCAACATGGGCGGCCTCGCCAAAGCCCTGCCGATCACCTTCGCCTTTTTCCTTGCCAGCTCTCTTGCTTCCCTTGCCCTGCCAGGCATGAGTGGCTTTGTGAGCGAGATCACGGTGTTTCTCGGCATCACCGCAAACGACGGCTTCACCATCGGTTTCCGGGTGATCGCCATCGTGCTGGCGGCGATCGGACTAGTGCTAACCCCTGTTTATCTGCTCAGCCTCTGCCGCCGGGTGTTCTTCGGTCCGAGAATTCCGGCCCTAGCAGTGGTTGGAGACATGCGTCCGCGGGAGCTTTTTATTGGTCTCACGCTGCTGATACCAACCCTGGCGATTGGCTTTTGGCCGCGGCTAGCAATTGATGTCTATGAGGCCTCAACCAACGCCCTGGCCCAGCAATTGAGTGCAACTGCCCTGGTTGCCATGGGCCGGGTCACCGCCCTGGGCTAG
- a CDS encoding M3 family metallopeptidase — translation MTLSVPLPLLVGQGLPPFDAITPEQVEQAIPALLSELNESLSALEATLELRLGQSESLRWEEVMEPLHQLGERLRWSWGVVSHLNGVCNTPALREAHQQQQGAVVQFGNRAGQSRAIYRALKALQANPSQLDATQMRILGAELRDMQLRGVGLEGQEQQAFNAACERLAELATAFGNHVLDATNGWSLTLNSEDELAGLPASLRQLLAQAATDAGESGWRLGLDMPRVVPFLKFSERRDLREKVYRAQVGRAASGELDNNPLIAQTLELKLKQAQLLGYANWAEVSLASKMAGSVHEVEGLLEDLRAAAFPVAQQELAALAACASRHGAPEAAELKPWDVSYWAEVLRQESFELNSEALRPWFSLEQVLQGLFVLCQRLFDIQIVAADGEAPIWHSDVRYFRVLEACNGEPLAGFYLDPYSRPGSKRGGAWMDECLGRSRSASGEPVLPVAYLICNQSPPVGDTPSLMTFDEVETLFHEFGHGLQHMLTTVERPQAAGINNVEWDAVELPSQFMENWCYDRATLMGMARHWQSGELLPEAEYQKLLAARTFMAGGATLRQVHFALTDLRLHSQWTPESGESPDQLRRQIAATTTVLEPIAEDAFLCAFSHIFAGGYAAGYYSYKWAEVLSADAFSAFEEVGLEQEEEIVATGRRFRDTVLSLGGSRSPAEVFEAFRGRQPSSEALIRHSGLVAA, via the coding sequence ATGACCCTGAGCGTACCCCTGCCCTTGCTGGTTGGTCAGGGGCTTCCGCCCTTCGATGCGATCACGCCGGAGCAGGTAGAGCAGGCGATCCCTGCCTTACTAAGCGAGCTAAACGAATCGCTCTCCGCCCTGGAAGCCACGCTGGAATTGCGCTTAGGCCAATCCGAGTCGCTCCGCTGGGAGGAGGTTATGGAGCCTCTGCACCAGCTAGGCGAGCGGTTGCGCTGGAGCTGGGGGGTGGTGAGCCATCTCAATGGCGTCTGCAACACACCAGCGCTGAGGGAAGCCCACCAACAGCAGCAGGGGGCCGTGGTGCAATTCGGCAACCGCGCTGGGCAATCGCGAGCGATATATCGGGCTCTCAAGGCACTGCAAGCCAATCCCAGCCAGCTCGATGCCACCCAAATGCGCATCCTGGGGGCGGAGCTACGGGACATGCAATTGCGGGGCGTGGGCCTGGAGGGGCAGGAGCAGCAAGCCTTCAACGCCGCCTGTGAGCGGCTCGCCGAACTCGCCACCGCCTTCGGCAACCACGTGCTCGATGCCACCAACGGCTGGAGCCTCACTTTGAACAGCGAAGACGAACTGGCCGGCTTACCAGCCAGCCTGCGGCAGCTGCTGGCCCAAGCTGCGACAGATGCTGGTGAAAGCGGCTGGCGCCTGGGGCTAGACATGCCCAGGGTGGTGCCCTTTCTAAAATTCAGTGAGCGCCGGGACCTGCGCGAAAAGGTCTACCGCGCCCAGGTGGGCAGGGCAGCAAGCGGCGAACTGGATAACAATCCCCTGATTGCCCAAACCCTGGAGCTGAAGTTGAAACAAGCCCAGCTGCTGGGCTATGCCAACTGGGCCGAGGTAAGCCTGGCCTCGAAAATGGCCGGCTCGGTGCATGAGGTGGAAGGCCTACTTGAAGACCTGCGCGCTGCAGCCTTTCCAGTGGCCCAGCAAGAGCTCGCCGCCCTTGCTGCCTGCGCAAGCCGTCACGGAGCACCAGAGGCAGCTGAGTTGAAGCCCTGGGACGTGAGCTATTGGGCAGAGGTGCTGCGGCAAGAGAGTTTCGAGCTCAACAGCGAGGCGCTTAGACCCTGGTTTTCCCTGGAGCAGGTACTGCAAGGGCTATTTGTTCTTTGCCAGCGCCTATTCGATATACAAATAGTGGCAGCCGATGGGGAGGCGCCGATCTGGCATAGCGACGTGCGCTACTTCCGAGTGCTCGAAGCCTGTAACGGGGAGCCCCTAGCAGGCTTTTACCTTGATCCCTATAGCCGCCCTGGCAGCAAGCGCGGTGGAGCCTGGATGGATGAATGCCTCGGCCGCTCCCGCAGCGCCAGCGGCGAGCCTGTGTTGCCGGTGGCCTACTTGATCTGCAACCAGAGCCCACCGGTAGGGGACACCCCCAGCCTGATGACCTTCGACGAGGTGGAAACCCTCTTCCACGAATTTGGCCATGGCCTCCAGCACATGCTCACCACGGTGGAGCGGCCCCAGGCCGCCGGTATCAACAACGTGGAGTGGGACGCGGTAGAGCTACCCAGCCAATTCATGGAGAACTGGTGCTATGACCGGGCCACCTTGATGGGCATGGCACGCCACTGGCAGAGCGGCGAACTGCTACCGGAGGCCGAATACCAGAAGCTGCTGGCAGCCCGCACCTTCATGGCTGGCGGCGCCACCCTGCGCCAGGTGCACTTCGCCCTCACCGATCTACGCCTGCACAGCCAGTGGACCCCCGAAAGCGGTGAGAGTCCAGATCAACTGCGACGCCAGATCGCAGCCACCACAACGGTGCTGGAGCCCATTGCCGAGGATGCCTTCCTCTGCGCTTTCAGCCATATTTTTGCCGGCGGCTATGCGGCCGGCTACTACTCCTACAAGTGGGCCGAGGTGCTCAGCGCCGATGCCTTCAGTGCCTTCGAGGAGGTGGGCCTGGAGCAGGAGGAGGAGATCGTTGCTACCGGCCGCCGTTTCCGCGACACCGTGCTCAGCCTCGGCGGCAGCCGCTCCCCAGCGGAGGTGTTCGAAGCCTTCCGGGGGCGTCAGCCAAGCAGCGAGGCTCTGATCCGCCACTCCGGGCTGGTGGCCGCCTGA